A portion of the Vreelandella subglaciescola genome contains these proteins:
- a CDS encoding DUF2062 domain-containing protein: MPRRFLQRYMPKPDTLKRQRSLRFMAPLIADPRLWLLTRRSVANAFSVGIFCALLPIPFQMVVAAIGARLSRCNLALAVGLVWITNPLTMPLIFYANYRLGSLFLDAPVREAPVHLSTRWIAEQMHDILPALFLGSMISAVFFAVLANAGIRLIWRWHVSRHWKRRRQKRRQRRARIEAEFDD, encoded by the coding sequence CCGACACCTTGAAACGTCAGCGCTCGCTGCGTTTCATGGCGCCGCTGATTGCGGACCCGAGGCTTTGGCTTTTAACCCGTCGTAGTGTCGCCAACGCCTTCAGCGTGGGGATATTCTGCGCGTTGCTGCCCATCCCGTTCCAGATGGTGGTGGCCGCTATCGGTGCGCGGCTTAGCCGCTGCAACCTGGCGCTGGCGGTGGGCCTGGTGTGGATTACCAACCCGCTGACCATGCCGCTGATATTTTACGCCAACTATCGTCTGGGCTCGTTATTTCTGGACGCGCCCGTGCGCGAAGCGCCGGTACACCTGTCAACCCGATGGATAGCCGAGCAGATGCACGACATTTTGCCGGCGCTGTTTCTTGGTTCGATGATCTCGGCGGTATTTTTTGCCGTGCTGGCCAACGCCGGCATCCGGCTCATCTGGCGCTGGCACGTGTCGCGGCACTGGAAGCGCCGGCGGCAGAAACGCCGCCAGCGCCGCGCCCGCATCGAAGCCGAGTTTGACGATTAG
- a CDS encoding ABC transporter ATP-binding protein: MNTTETVDVSGAPVMLDCQNVTRTYSEGPEDLTVLNSLSLQVRAGERVAIVGSSGSGKTTLLNLLGGLDSPTQGRIVIADEPLSGLGEAALGRFRNRYIGFVYQFHHLLAEFTALENAALPLIIRGQRKRDAEARAQALLDRVGMADRAQHKPGELSGGERQRVAIARALVTDPSLVLMDEPTGNLDQTTAATILALMDELARESACAFVIVTHDPALAAHQDRVLKLDGGHLVTNP; the protein is encoded by the coding sequence ATGAACACGACGGAAACCGTAGACGTATCCGGGGCGCCGGTAATGCTTGACTGCCAGAACGTCACCCGCACGTACAGCGAAGGCCCCGAAGACCTGACCGTGCTGAATTCGCTCTCGCTGCAGGTGCGCGCCGGCGAGCGCGTGGCGATTGTGGGCAGCTCGGGCTCGGGGAAAACCACGCTGCTGAACCTTTTGGGCGGGCTGGATAGCCCGACCCAGGGGCGCATCGTGATTGCCGATGAGCCGCTCTCGGGGCTGGGTGAGGCGGCACTGGGCCGCTTTCGCAACCGCTATATCGGCTTTGTCTACCAGTTTCACCACCTGCTGGCCGAGTTTACCGCGCTGGAAAATGCCGCCTTGCCGCTGATTATTCGCGGTCAGCGCAAGCGCGATGCAGAGGCCCGTGCGCAGGCGCTGCTGGATCGCGTGGGCATGGCTGATCGCGCGCAGCATAAGCCTGGCGAGCTTTCCGGCGGGGAGCGTCAGCGCGTGGCGATTGCCCGGGCGCTGGTGACCGACCCGAGCCTTGTGCTGATGGACGAACCCACCGGCAACCTTGACCAGACCACCGCGGCCACCATTCTGGCGTTGATGGACGAATTGGCGCGTGAAAGCGCCTGTGCGTTTGTCATCGTCACGCATGATCCGGCGCTGGCCGCGCATCAGGATCGCGTGCTCAAGCTGGATGGCGGGCATCTGGTGACCAATCCTTAA
- a CDS encoding lipoprotein-releasing ABC transporter permease subunit, whose protein sequence is MLDRLPFLVGLRYVRAKRRNHFISFISLTSMLGLMLGVAVLILVLSVMNGFDHELRTRILGMVPHTKIEAVDGLEDWQGLADKLTQRERVIGAAPYVEQQGMFSASGRNQGGLVTGIEPEWEDNVSILGDHMQRGSLDDLQPGEWNVVLGSALARNLGVGVGDRVTLLVPEASITPAGVFPRLKRFTVSGIFSVGAELDARLAYANIADMQTLARLGDEVGGLRLELDDLFAASSETQAIVNDLGDGYRGRDWTFTQGNLFQAIQMEKRMIGLLLTVIIAVAAFNIVSTLVMVVTDKRADIAILRTIGATPRSIMGIFIVQGMTIGVIGIAIGVAVGVLLALTVSDLIGWVESVFGIHFLDAGVYFISELPSQLRGSDVINIVAAAFGLTFLSTLYPAWRAARVQPADVLRYE, encoded by the coding sequence ATGCTTGACCGTTTGCCTTTTCTGGTGGGGCTGCGCTACGTGCGCGCAAAACGCCGCAATCACTTTATTTCGTTTATTTCGCTGACCTCCATGCTGGGTCTGATGCTCGGCGTTGCCGTCTTGATTCTGGTGCTGTCGGTCATGAACGGGTTTGACCACGAACTGCGCACGCGCATTCTGGGCATGGTGCCGCATACCAAGATTGAAGCGGTTGACGGCCTCGAAGACTGGCAGGGACTGGCCGACAAACTGACCCAGCGCGAGCGGGTGATCGGTGCGGCGCCGTATGTGGAACAGCAGGGCATGTTTTCCGCCAGCGGACGCAATCAGGGCGGCCTGGTGACCGGCATCGAGCCCGAGTGGGAAGACAATGTCTCGATTCTTGGCGATCACATGCAGCGCGGCAGCCTTGACGATCTGCAGCCCGGTGAATGGAACGTCGTGCTGGGCTCGGCGCTGGCGCGCAATCTGGGTGTCGGCGTGGGCGATCGTGTGACCCTGCTGGTGCCCGAAGCCTCGATTACCCCTGCCGGCGTTTTCCCGCGCCTCAAGCGCTTTACCGTCAGCGGCATTTTCAGCGTGGGAGCCGAGCTTGATGCGCGGCTGGCCTACGCCAACATTGCCGATATGCAGACCCTTGCTCGCCTGGGCGATGAGGTCGGCGGCCTGCGCCTCGAGCTGGACGACCTGTTTGCGGCCAGCAGTGAAACCCAGGCCATCGTCAACGATCTGGGGGATGGCTATCGCGGCCGCGACTGGACCTTCACCCAGGGCAACCTGTTCCAGGCCATTCAGATGGAAAAGCGCATGATTGGCCTGTTGTTAACCGTGATCATCGCCGTGGCGGCGTTCAATATCGTGTCCACGCTGGTCATGGTGGTCACCGACAAGCGTGCCGATATCGCCATTCTGCGCACCATTGGTGCTACGCCACGCTCGATCATGGGGATCTTTATTGTTCAGGGGATGACCATCGGGGTGATCGGCATTGCCATCGGCGTTGCCGTCGGCGTGCTGCTGGCGCTAACCGTCTCGGATTTGATTGGCTGGGTGGAAAGCGTCTTCGGCATTCATTTTCTCGACGCCGGCGTCTACTTCATCAGCGAACTGCCTTCGCAGCTGCGCGGTAGCGATGTGATCAACATTGTGGCAGCGGCCTTTGGGCTGACATTTTTGTCGACGCTATACCCCGCCTGGCGTGCCGCCCGTGTGCAGCCGGCCGATGTGTTGCGCTATGAGTGA